A DNA window from Insulibacter thermoxylanivorax contains the following coding sequences:
- the spoVE gene encoding stage V sporulation protein E — MAKVRTAPDITIAASTMFLLAIGVIMVYSASAVLAFHEFGDSFYYFKRQLIFAVLGILAMFTMMNLDYLILKRYAKPILIFCFIMLVIVLIPGIGVVRGGARSWLGIGSFGIQPSEFMKLGMIIFLAKYLEANQSKIMNFFSGLMPPLMLVGIAFGLIMLQPDLGTGAVLVGASLMIIFVAGARISHLLLLAAAGAAGFAGLILAAPYRLQRITAFLDPWQDPLGAGYQAIQSLYAIGPGGLAGLGLGMSRQKYNYLPEPQNDFIFSIIAEELGFIGGTFVILLFLLLVWRGMRTAITAPDTFGSLLAVGIVGMFAVQVIINIGVVIGMFPVTGITLPLISAGGSSLTLMLTAVGILLNISRYSR; from the coding sequence ATGGCTAAAGTTCGGACCGCCCCTGATATTACGATCGCGGCGAGCACGATGTTCCTCCTGGCGATTGGAGTGATCATGGTGTACAGTGCCAGCGCCGTGCTCGCATTCCATGAGTTCGGCGATTCTTTTTATTATTTTAAGCGGCAGCTGATCTTCGCTGTGCTCGGCATCCTGGCCATGTTCACCATGATGAATCTCGACTATCTGATCCTGAAAAGATACGCGAAGCCGATCCTTATCTTCTGTTTCATCATGCTGGTGATCGTACTCATCCCCGGCATCGGGGTCGTTCGCGGCGGCGCGCGAAGCTGGCTGGGGATCGGCTCCTTCGGCATTCAGCCGTCGGAGTTCATGAAACTGGGGATGATCATCTTCCTGGCCAAATATCTGGAGGCTAACCAAAGCAAGATCATGAATTTCTTCAGCGGACTCATGCCGCCGCTGATGCTTGTCGGAATCGCTTTCGGCCTCATCATGCTGCAGCCGGATCTCGGCACGGGCGCTGTACTCGTTGGCGCCTCGCTCATGATCATCTTCGTCGCGGGCGCCCGTATCAGCCATCTGCTCCTGCTGGCAGCCGCGGGTGCGGCTGGATTTGCCGGTCTGATCCTGGCGGCGCCTTATCGCTTGCAGCGGATCACGGCCTTCCTCGACCCATGGCAGGATCCCCTGGGCGCCGGATATCAAGCGATCCAGTCCCTTTATGCCATTGGTCCCGGAGGCTTGGCCGGCCTTGGTCTTGGCATGAGCCGGCAGAAGTACAACTACCTGCCGGAACCGCAGAATGATTTTATCTTCTCGATTATTGCTGAAGAGCTGGGGTTCATCGGCGGCACTTTCGTCATCCTCTTATTCCTGCTGCTCGTATGGCGGGGCATGCGCACGGCGATTACAGCGCCGGATACCTTCGGCAGCCTGCTTGCCGTCGGCATCGTCGGCATGTTCGCCGTCCAGGTCATCATTAACATCGGCGTGGTGATCGGCATGTTCCCCGTAACCGGCATTACGCTGCCGCTCATCAGCGCCGGCGGCTCATCGCTCACGTTGATGCTCACGGCAGTAGGCATCTTATTGAATATATCCCGATACTCGAGGTGA
- the murG gene encoding undecaprenyldiphospho-muramoylpentapeptide beta-N-acetylglucosaminyltransferase: protein MRVVLTGGGTGGHIYPALAIARQVTDAEPGSELLYIGSNRGLERELAAKEQIPFEAIEISGFRRSLSWENVRTILRFVRGVRRSKQLLRRFQPDIVVGTGGYVCGPVVYAAVKLGIPTVLHEQNVIPGLTNAFLSRYADLVAVSFPESSNNFPRAKRVLYTGNPRASQVVHADGARGLESLGMRLAADEKLVIVMGGSRGAKAINDSMIEMAPLIAAQPSGLKFVFITGQPYFESTMSKIREQLDAWPEALKVVPYVHNMPEVLAAASLIVSRSGASSLAEITALGLPSILIPSPNVTNNHQEANARWLEREGAAKVILERDLDGRTLYDAVCRIADDAIRFEHMSRMSKKLGKPDAAEAIYEAMCGLIRGQNF from the coding sequence ATGCGCGTAGTATTAACCGGGGGCGGCACGGGCGGCCATATCTATCCGGCGCTTGCCATCGCTCGTCAGGTGACGGATGCGGAACCAGGCAGCGAGCTGCTCTATATCGGCAGCAACCGGGGGCTGGAACGGGAGCTGGCAGCGAAGGAACAGATTCCCTTCGAAGCGATTGAGATCAGCGGTTTCCGCCGCAGTCTATCGTGGGAGAACGTCAGGACGATCCTGCGTTTCGTACGGGGCGTGAGGCGTTCCAAACAGCTGCTGCGTCGGTTTCAGCCCGATATCGTCGTCGGCACGGGAGGGTACGTATGCGGACCCGTTGTCTATGCGGCCGTCAAGCTGGGCATCCCGACGGTGCTGCATGAGCAGAACGTGATCCCCGGGCTGACCAATGCCTTCCTCAGCCGTTATGCGGACCTTGTGGCCGTGAGTTTTCCGGAATCTAGCAATAACTTTCCCCGTGCCAAACGCGTCTTATATACGGGGAATCCCCGTGCTTCGCAAGTCGTTCATGCAGATGGTGCAAGGGGACTGGAGTCCCTTGGCATGCGGCTTGCTGCAGATGAGAAGCTGGTGATTGTCATGGGCGGCAGCCGCGGTGCGAAGGCGATCAATGACAGCATGATCGAGATGGCGCCGCTCATCGCCGCTCAACCCAGCGGTTTAAAATTTGTGTTCATCACAGGTCAACCCTATTTCGAATCGACCATGTCGAAGATCCGGGAACAACTGGATGCCTGGCCGGAAGCACTGAAGGTTGTCCCGTATGTACATAATATGCCGGAAGTGCTGGCAGCCGCATCCCTCATCGTCAGCCGTTCCGGCGCTTCATCGCTGGCAGAGATCACGGCTTTGGGGCTGCCATCCATTCTGATTCCCTCTCCGAATGTTACGAACAACCATCAAGAGGCCAATGCCCGCTGGCTGGAACGGGAAGGTGCTGCGAAGGTCATCCTGGAGCGCGATCTGGACGGCAGGACCTTATATGATGCCGTTTGCCGCATCGCTGATGATGCCATCCGCTTCGAACATATGTCCCGCATGTCCAAGAAGCTTGGCAAACCGGATGCGGCCGAAGCAATCTATGAAGCGATGTGCGGCCTTATCCGCGGCCAGAACTTCTAA
- the murB gene encoding UDP-N-acetylmuramate dehydrogenase, with product MHNVISELQAAGVGEVRIDEPMSRHTTWRIGGPADCLYIPETKEQLLEAMKILRRHEVPWTVFGKGSNTLVTDKGIRGVVIKLGDGFDTAVFDGEVVRAGGAYSFVRLSILAAKQGLTGLEFAGGIPGTVGGAVYMNAGAHGSDVSRILIEAEVVLETGELAVLSREDMDFAYRHSLLQRRKGIVVSAAFQLAYGDRKEIAAAMASYKERRTKTQPLTKRCAGSVFRNPPNDYAARLIEACGLKGTRIGGAEVSDLHANFIVNTGNATAEDVLTLIEYIQVKVHEQHGIRLVPEVLVVGER from the coding sequence ATGCACAATGTCATATCCGAATTACAAGCAGCCGGTGTGGGAGAAGTGCGCATCGATGAACCCATGAGCAGACATACGACCTGGAGAATCGGCGGTCCCGCTGATTGTCTGTATATCCCCGAGACGAAGGAACAACTGCTTGAAGCGATGAAGATCCTGCGCCGTCATGAGGTGCCTTGGACCGTCTTCGGCAAAGGTTCCAACACCCTGGTCACAGACAAAGGCATACGGGGAGTCGTCATCAAATTAGGGGACGGATTCGATACGGCGGTGTTCGATGGTGAGGTTGTGCGCGCGGGAGGGGCTTATTCCTTCGTAAGGCTGTCCATCCTGGCTGCGAAGCAGGGGTTGACGGGACTGGAATTCGCCGGCGGCATTCCGGGTACGGTGGGCGGTGCTGTGTATATGAATGCAGGAGCACATGGCTCGGATGTGTCACGCATTCTAATCGAAGCTGAAGTTGTCTTGGAAACCGGTGAGTTAGCGGTATTGTCAAGAGAGGACATGGATTTTGCTTACCGCCATTCCCTCCTGCAGAGAAGAAAAGGCATCGTCGTATCCGCTGCTTTCCAGCTCGCTTACGGCGACCGGAAGGAAATCGCTGCGGCGATGGCTTCCTACAAGGAACGGCGTACGAAGACGCAGCCGCTTACGAAACGATGCGCAGGCAGTGTGTTCCGCAATCCTCCGAACGACTACGCAGCGCGTCTCATCGAAGCGTGCGGGTTAAAGGGAACGCGGATCGGCGGCGCAGAAGTGTCCGATCTGCACGCTAATTTCATCGTGAATACCGGCAACGCTACAGCAGAAGACGTCCTCACCCTGATAGAATACATCCAGGTAAAGGTGCATGAACAGCATGGCATTCGCCTCGTCCCGGAAGTTCTGGTGGTGGGTGAGCGGTAA
- the murA gene encoding UDP-N-acetylglucosamine 1-carboxyvinyltransferase, producing the protein MEKLVIEGGRPLQGTIEVHGSKNAALPILAASILAEGTHMINNVPNLLDIHVMLSILSALGCRTEMREERVIIDTSTVTTSQIPEDLMGQMRSSIFLMGPLLARFGRVTVTQPGGCAIGERKIDLHLRGLEALGANIQIQGGTIHCTADRLVGTEIFLDLPSVGATENILMAAVRAEGKTVIYNAAREPEIEDLQNYLNRMGARVSGAGTSTITVEGVEHLTPCQYTVIPDRIVSGTMMVAAAATRGDVVLEGVNPEHLTTITHVLRRAGVHIEVGDDIMKISCPTRTRAVERIVTQPYPAFPTDMQPQMMVLFSLSYGTSIIKETIFEGRFKHVDELNRMGADIRVDSHSAFVRGVPRLYGATVEATDLRAGAALVIAGLAASGTTIVEQVHHIDRGYERIEDMFARLGARIERYTSSPAAKRVSG; encoded by the coding sequence TTGGAGAAATTGGTCATCGAAGGCGGCAGGCCGCTTCAGGGAACCATCGAAGTTCACGGTTCGAAGAATGCAGCTTTGCCGATTCTGGCTGCCAGTATCTTGGCAGAAGGCACGCACATGATCAACAACGTTCCGAATCTGCTGGACATCCATGTCATGTTGAGCATCTTGTCAGCACTTGGCTGTCGCACGGAGATGAGGGAAGAGCGGGTGATCATCGACACTTCGACCGTCACTACGTCACAGATTCCAGAAGATCTGATGGGACAGATGCGTTCTTCGATATTTCTGATGGGGCCGCTCTTAGCCCGATTCGGACGAGTGACGGTCACGCAGCCCGGGGGATGCGCGATCGGTGAACGCAAGATCGATCTTCACCTGCGCGGCTTAGAAGCCTTGGGGGCAAACATTCAGATTCAAGGGGGCACGATTCACTGCACCGCCGACCGCCTCGTCGGCACCGAGATCTTCTTGGATCTGCCGAGCGTTGGGGCAACGGAGAACATCCTCATGGCTGCCGTTCGCGCTGAGGGCAAGACGGTCATCTACAACGCCGCTCGTGAGCCGGAGATTGAAGACCTGCAGAACTATCTGAACCGCATGGGAGCGCGGGTCAGCGGAGCCGGCACCAGCACGATCACAGTGGAAGGCGTGGAGCATCTGACGCCGTGTCAGTACACGGTCATCCCTGACCGCATCGTCTCAGGGACGATGATGGTGGCAGCGGCGGCTACAAGAGGGGACGTGGTGCTGGAAGGAGTGAATCCTGAGCATCTTACTACTATCACGCACGTGCTGCGCCGCGCAGGTGTTCACATCGAGGTCGGCGATGATATAATGAAAATATCATGCCCGACGCGAACGCGGGCTGTCGAACGGATCGTCACCCAGCCGTATCCCGCATTTCCTACGGATATGCAGCCGCAGATGATGGTCTTATTCTCCTTATCCTATGGTACGAGTATCATCAAGGAGACGATCTTCGAAGGGCGATTCAAACACGTCGACGAGCTGAACCGCATGGGAGCGGATATCCGCGTTGATTCTCATTCCGCCTTTGTCCGCGGTGTTCCCAGATTATATGGCGCAACCGTCGAGGCAACGGATCTCCGCGCCGGTGCGGCCCTCGTGATCGCAGGCCTTGCGGCAAGCGGCACGACGATCGTCGAACAGGTCCACCATATCGACCGCGGTTATGAACGAATCGAAGACATGTTCGCGCGTCTCGGAGCTAGAATTGAACGCTACACGAGTTCGCCGGCTGCTAAGCGGGTCAGCGGATAA
- a CDS encoding cell division protein FtsQ/DivIB produces the protein MVIELSQAMVVMDKMAASQNIPAMRKVQAKTKSRSSRRLIFLLILFFITILLLLFFHSSYSRITSIEILGQIYVSEESIKEASGIELNDHFFLVSPEKIEERIEAIEIIKDAVVTKQFPGRVFIDIEEYPEVAYEITPEGRPEAILANGSAVILTDQSVIIDKPILSGWVDQEMKRRLTETLANIPDSLLADISEIKPNPSRSYPDKIMMYTRSFFQIETTIEKLPEKIKVYRPIIEDQLEQNVNGGMISLLEIDRFIPYPEPEETKADSGEGAEAQAEQRD, from the coding sequence ATGGTTATCGAGCTTTCTCAAGCGATGGTGGTGATGGACAAGATGGCTGCAAGCCAGAACATCCCGGCGATGCGGAAAGTGCAGGCGAAGACGAAGAGCCGGAGCAGCCGCAGGCTGATTTTTTTGCTTATTCTATTCTTTATAACTATACTCTTGCTGTTGTTCTTTCATTCCTCTTACAGCCGAATTACTTCCATAGAGATCCTCGGCCAGATCTATGTGAGCGAGGAGAGCATCAAGGAAGCCAGCGGCATCGAGTTGAACGATCACTTCTTCCTCGTTTCGCCGGAGAAGATCGAGGAGCGCATCGAGGCGATCGAGATCATCAAGGATGCGGTCGTCACGAAGCAGTTCCCCGGGCGAGTGTTCATCGACATCGAAGAATATCCTGAAGTCGCTTATGAGATCACGCCGGAAGGCCGACCGGAGGCCATCCTCGCCAATGGTTCAGCGGTGATCCTCACGGATCAGTCCGTCATCATCGACAAGCCGATCCTCTCAGGATGGGTAGATCAAGAGATGAAGCGCCGCTTGACGGAAACGCTGGCGAACATACCGGACAGCTTACTAGCCGATATATCGGAGATCAAACCGAATCCATCCCGCTCCTATCCCGATAAGATCATGATGTACACCCGCTCTTTCTTCCAGATCGAGACGACGATCGAGAAACTGCCGGAGAAGATCAAAGTATACAGACCGATCATCGAAGATCAGTTGGAACAGAACGTAAACGGCGGGATGATCAGCCTGCTCGAGATCGACCGCTTCATCCCCTACCCGGAACCCGAGGAGACAAAAGCGGATTCCGGCGAAGGAGCCGAAGCACAGGCGGAGCAGCGGGATTAA
- the ftsA gene encoding cell division protein FtsA, producing the protein MSSNDIIVSLDIGTSKVRVIIGEVNNGSINIIGVGSADSEGIRKGSIVDIDQTVQSIRKAVDHAERMVGIQISDVYVGIAGNHIALQTSHGVVAVSNEDREIGNVDIDRVLQASRVIAIPPEREIIGVIPRQFIVDGLEGIFDPRGMIGVRLEVDATIITGSKTAVHNLLKCVEKAGLKAADLVLMSLAAGELALSKDEKTMGTVLVDIGAGSTTIAVYDQGNLQATSTLPIGGEYITNDISIGLRTQTDVAEKLKLKYGCALIQDAEADKKFKVQRIGSNSEKEYNQVDLATIIEPRVQEIFQLIRQEVARLGYKDLPGGYVLTGGTVSMPGVAALAQNELRTSVRIASPDFIGVRDPSYTSGVGVIHYVMKYMRGVKSGASVKSTGKRSDSDQPGLFAKLRNWLSEFVN; encoded by the coding sequence TTGAGCAGCAATGACATCATCGTCAGTTTAGACATAGGAACATCCAAAGTTCGCGTCATCATCGGCGAAGTAAACAACGGATCGATTAACATAATCGGTGTTGGATCTGCTGACTCGGAGGGAATTCGCAAAGGTTCGATTGTCGACATCGACCAAACGGTTCAATCCATTCGCAAGGCAGTAGACCATGCGGAACGCATGGTTGGCATACAGATTTCGGATGTATATGTAGGCATTGCAGGGAATCATATCGCACTGCAAACCAGCCACGGCGTCGTTGCTGTATCGAACGAAGACCGAGAGATCGGCAATGTCGATATCGATCGAGTTTTGCAAGCGTCGCGCGTCATCGCCATCCCGCCTGAACGGGAGATCATCGGCGTGATCCCAAGACAGTTCATTGTGGACGGCTTGGAAGGTATCTTCGATCCGCGCGGTATGATCGGCGTTCGCCTCGAAGTGGATGCGACGATTATTACGGGATCTAAGACTGCTGTACATAATCTGCTCAAATGTGTGGAGAAAGCCGGCCTTAAAGCCGCGGACCTCGTCTTGATGTCACTTGCTGCAGGAGAACTTGCTTTGTCGAAGGACGAGAAGACGATGGGGACAGTGCTTGTCGATATCGGTGCGGGCTCGACAACCATCGCCGTCTATGATCAAGGCAACCTGCAAGCGACATCGACGTTGCCGATCGGCGGCGAATATATCACAAATGATATCTCGATCGGACTCAGGACACAGACAGATGTGGCTGAGAAACTGAAACTAAAGTACGGCTGTGCGCTCATCCAAGATGCGGAAGCCGATAAGAAATTCAAAGTTCAGCGGATCGGCAGCAACTCGGAGAAGGAATATAACCAAGTCGACTTGGCGACCATCATCGAACCGCGTGTGCAAGAGATCTTCCAGCTCATCCGGCAGGAAGTCGCGCGCCTCGGTTATAAGGACTTGCCGGGGGGTTATGTGCTGACCGGCGGTACGGTATCGATGCCCGGTGTCGCCGCATTGGCGCAGAATGAGCTGAGGACGTCTGTACGTATCGCTTCACCTGATTTTATCGGCGTGAGGGACCCGTCTTATACTTCCGGCGTAGGTGTTATCCATTATGTTATGAAGTATATGCGCGGAGTAAAATCAGGAGCTTCTGTCAAATCAACAGGCAAGAGATCTGATTCGGATCAGCCGGGACTGTTTGCCAAGCTGCGCAATTGGCTCAGCGAATTTGTCAACTAG
- the ftsZ gene encoding cell division protein FtsZ → MLEFDLDINQLARIKVIGVGGGGSNAVNRMIDSGMKNVEFITVNTDAQALNMSKSEFKLQIGEKLTRGLGAGANPEIGKKAAEESRELIMNALRGADMVFVTAGMGGGTGTGAAAVIAEVAKECGALTVGVVTRPFTFEGRKRQTHAESGIAALKEKVDTLIVIPNDRLLEIVDKKTPMIEAFREADNVLRQAVQGISDLIAVPGLINLDFADVKTIMSERGSALMGIGTATGENRAAEAAKKAIMSPLLETSIEGARGVIMNITGGSNLSLYEVNEAADIVISASDPEVNMIFGAIIDEDMKDEIKVTVIATGFENRSASSGTSKSAQSADKADPRLSNLRPFGTQPTADQLDIPTFLRNRGRTLD, encoded by the coding sequence ATGTTGGAATTTGATCTTGATATTAATCAACTCGCGCGGATAAAAGTTATCGGTGTTGGCGGCGGCGGCAGCAATGCTGTGAACCGAATGATCGACTCCGGAATGAAGAATGTTGAATTTATTACGGTCAATACAGACGCCCAGGCGCTGAACATGTCCAAATCGGAGTTCAAATTGCAGATCGGCGAGAAGCTGACGAGGGGTCTTGGTGCCGGCGCGAACCCGGAGATCGGCAAGAAGGCAGCCGAGGAATCCCGGGAGCTGATCATGAATGCGCTGCGCGGTGCGGATATGGTCTTCGTCACAGCCGGTATGGGGGGCGGTACGGGGACGGGGGCTGCGGCGGTGATCGCGGAGGTAGCCAAAGAATGCGGGGCGCTGACCGTCGGCGTAGTCACGCGGCCGTTCACCTTCGAAGGACGCAAGCGTCAGACGCATGCGGAGAGCGGCATCGCTGCGCTTAAGGAGAAGGTCGACACCCTGATCGTCATCCCGAACGACCGTCTGCTTGAGATCGTCGATAAGAAGACGCCGATGATCGAGGCCTTCCGTGAAGCAGATAACGTCCTGCGGCAAGCGGTGCAAGGCATCTCTGACCTCATCGCGGTGCCGGGTCTGATCAACTTGGACTTCGCCGACGTGAAGACGATCATGTCCGAACGAGGTTCTGCACTCATGGGAATCGGTACCGCTACGGGCGAGAATCGGGCGGCGGAAGCTGCGAAGAAGGCGATCATGAGCCCGCTTCTCGAGACATCCATCGAAGGGGCGCGCGGCGTGATCATGAACATCACCGGCGGTTCGAATCTGAGCTTGTATGAGGTGAACGAAGCTGCGGATATCGTCATCTCCGCTTCCGATCCGGAAGTGAACATGATCTTCGGTGCGATCATCGATGAGGACATGAAGGACGAGATCAAGGTGACGGTTATCGCCACGGGCTTTGAGAACCGCTCGGCTTCCTCCGGTACGTCGAAGTCTGCTCAATCCGCCGACAAAGCGGATCCCAGACTATCGAATCTGCGGCCCTTTGGCACGCAGCCGACGGCGGATCAGCTGGATATTCCAACCTTCCTCCGCAATCGCGGCAGAACGTTGGATTAA
- the spoIIGA gene encoding sigma-E processing peptidase SpoIIGA, producing the protein MASLIVYLDLVFLTNLFIDAALLRMTAWSRRLTFRWWRLVLASAVGALYVVMLFVPSPSFLFTTLIKLLFSVVMLLTAFGYVHMQHFLRNLGVFYLISFCAAGCMFGLHYLWLSSSELFSGIWFSRTGAMTFHFQTGILYVSLSLIGALWFYRSVQQSRRRQEAKQQFMAEAEILIDDARIRCMGLIDTGNRLFDPLTRTPVMVTELALWEEYLPEAFIQRAKRMRAEEIVQDLDGLAMVWRDRWRLVPYKGIHHGTSFMLALKPDRVIVHADGQEYEVSKVLIGLKPDRLSSEAAYRAIIHPELVNL; encoded by the coding sequence GTGGCAAGCTTGATTGTCTACTTGGATCTCGTGTTCCTGACGAACCTGTTCATCGACGCGGCGCTCTTGAGGATGACTGCTTGGTCGCGGCGATTAACGTTCCGATGGTGGAGACTGGTACTCGCTTCGGCCGTCGGCGCCCTGTATGTCGTCATGCTCTTCGTCCCAAGCCCGTCCTTCTTGTTCACAACACTTATCAAACTGCTCTTCTCTGTGGTCATGCTGCTCACGGCTTTTGGCTATGTTCATATGCAGCATTTCCTGCGCAATCTTGGCGTATTCTATCTGATCAGCTTCTGCGCAGCGGGGTGTATGTTCGGCTTGCACTATCTGTGGCTGAGTTCCAGTGAACTCTTCAGCGGCATCTGGTTCAGCCGCACCGGCGCGATGACGTTCCACTTTCAGACGGGGATTCTATACGTTTCCTTATCGCTCATCGGAGCGCTGTGGTTCTATCGCAGTGTGCAGCAGAGCCGCCGCCGGCAGGAAGCCAAGCAGCAGTTCATGGCCGAAGCGGAGATACTCATCGATGATGCGCGGATTCGCTGCATGGGCCTGATCGATACGGGCAACCGGCTGTTCGATCCCCTGACGCGCACGCCGGTGATGGTCACAGAGCTTGCGCTGTGGGAGGAGTATCTGCCGGAGGCGTTCATTCAACGGGCGAAGCGGATGCGTGCGGAGGAGATCGTGCAGGACCTCGATGGACTGGCGATGGTCTGGCGCGATCGATGGCGGCTCGTTCCATACAAGGGCATTCACCATGGAACGAGTTTTATGCTGGCGCTGAAGCCGGACCGGGTCATCGTCCATGCCGACGGTCAGGAATACGAGGTCAGCAAAGTGTTGATCGGTCTGAAACCGGACCGGTTGAGCAGCGAAGCGGCATATCGAGCAATCATCCATCCGGAACTTGTGAATCTGTAA
- the sigE gene encoding RNA polymerase sporulation sigma factor SigE, whose translation MLTKLRLSLTIYYYRLLFLLGLKSEEIYYIGGSEALPPPLTREEEEYLLGRLSSGDSATRALLIERNLRLVVYIARKFENTGIHIEDLVSIGAIGLIKAVNTFDPEKKIKLATYASRCIENEILMYLRRNSKIRTEVSFDEPLNIDWDGNELLLSDVLGTDNDTIYRNIEEQVDRKLLQKALDKLSDRERVIMELRFGLQDGEEKTQKDVADLLGISQSYISRLEKRIIKRLRKEFNKMV comes from the coding sequence ATGCTTACGAAGCTGAGATTGAGCCTAACCATTTATTATTATCGCTTGCTATTTCTGCTGGGATTGAAGAGTGAGGAGATCTACTATATCGGCGGAAGCGAGGCCCTGCCTCCCCCGCTCACCCGGGAAGAAGAAGAGTATCTGCTGGGCAGATTATCCTCAGGGGATTCGGCCACGCGGGCACTGCTTATCGAACGCAATCTGCGGTTAGTCGTCTATATCGCCCGCAAGTTTGAGAATACCGGCATTCATATCGAAGATCTTGTGTCGATCGGCGCGATCGGTCTGATCAAGGCAGTGAACACCTTCGACCCGGAGAAGAAGATCAAGCTCGCCACTTATGCTTCCCGCTGCATCGAGAATGAGATCTTGATGTACCTGAGGCGCAACAGCAAGATTCGCACGGAAGTCTCCTTCGATGAGCCGCTCAATATCGACTGGGACGGCAACGAACTCCTCTTATCCGATGTTCTTGGCACGGACAATGATACGATCTATCGCAATATCGAAGAACAAGTGGACCGCAAGCTGCTGCAGAAGGCGCTGGATAAGCTGTCAGACCGGGAGCGCGTCATCATGGAACTGCGCTTCGGCCTGCAGGACGGAGAAGAGAAGACACAGAAGGATGTCGCCGATCTGCTCGGCATCTCCCAATCCTATATCTCCAGGCTGGAGAAGCGGATCATCAAGCGTTTGCGCAAGGAATTCAACAAGATGGTCTGA
- the sigG gene encoding RNA polymerase sporulation sigma factor SigG, translating to MTRNKVEICGVDTAKLPVLSNAEMRELFVQLQQHDDRASREKLVNGNLRLVLSVIQRFNNRGEYVDDLFQVGCIGLMKAIDNFDLSQNVRFSTYAVPMIIGEIRRYLRDNNPIRVSRSLRDIAYKALQVRDQLTNQNSREPTVQEISAVMNVPKEDIVFALDAIQDPVSLFEPIYHDGGDPIYVMDQISDERNADASWIEEIALREALHKLNEREKMILSMRFFEGKTQMEVAEEIGISQAQVSRLEKTAIQQMQKHVKTIT from the coding sequence ATGACACGCAACAAAGTGGAAATCTGTGGTGTGGATACCGCGAAGCTGCCCGTACTCAGCAATGCCGAGATGAGAGAGCTGTTCGTACAGCTGCAGCAGCATGATGACAGGGCGTCAAGAGAGAAATTGGTGAACGGCAATTTGCGCCTCGTACTCAGCGTGATTCAGCGTTTCAACAACCGGGGCGAATATGTGGATGATCTGTTTCAGGTCGGCTGCATCGGACTCATGAAGGCGATCGATAATTTCGATCTCAGCCAGAATGTCCGGTTCTCAACCTATGCCGTGCCGATGATCATCGGTGAGATTCGCCGTTACCTTCGCGACAACAATCCGATACGCGTGTCAAGATCGCTGCGCGATATCGCCTACAAAGCGCTGCAGGTTCGCGATCAGCTGACGAATCAAAATTCCCGCGAACCGACCGTGCAAGAGATCTCTGCCGTGATGAATGTGCCGAAGGAGGATATCGTATTCGCCTTGGATGCGATTCAAGATCCTGTCTCGCTGTTCGAGCCGATCTATCACGACGGCGGGGATCCGATCTATGTGATGGATCAGATCAGCGACGAGCGCAACGCAGATGCGTCTTGGATCGAAGAGATCGCCCTCCGGGAGGCGCTGCATAAGTTAAACGAGAGGGAGAAAATGATCCTGTCCATGCGTTTCTTCGAAGGGAAGACGCAGATGGAAGTGGCCGAGGAGATCGGCATCTCGCAAGCTCAGGTATCGCGTCTTGAGAAAACGGCGATTCAACAGATGCAGAAACATGTGAAGACCATTACATAG
- a CDS encoding YlmC/YmxH family sporulation protein produces MKISDFQTKDVINIVDGKKLGQISDLELDLKQGRIESIVIPAAGKFFGLFGSGHDLIIPWRSIVKIGMDVVLVRLDTSRLEREELGEEEAPADYHRHIRKLD; encoded by the coding sequence ATGAAGATATCTGACTTCCAGACCAAAGATGTGATCAACATCGTGGACGGCAAAAAGCTCGGTCAAATCAGCGACTTGGAGCTCGATCTCAAACAGGGCAGGATCGAATCGATTGTCATTCCCGCAGCCGGCAAATTCTTCGGGTTGTTCGGCAGCGGCCATGATCTTATCATCCCCTGGCGGAGCATCGTGAAGATCGGCATGGACGTCGTGCTGGTGAGACTGGATACCTCAAGGCTGGAGCGGGAGGAACTGGGCGAAGAGGAGGCGCCCGCGGATTATCATCGGCATATTCGGAAGCTGGATTAA